A window of bacterium contains these coding sequences:
- the dnaJ gene encoding molecular chaperone DnaJ, producing the protein MSKDYYKILGVNKNSSEDEIKRAYRKKAHEHHPDKGGDQEKFKELNEAYQVLGNAEKKQQYDQYGQTFEDAGRNGDGGASGFGGNPFGGQGFDVNFEDLGGFGDIFSQFFGGGGGRNRSSARERNRGSDLQIDMLISFKEMVFGVKREVSLNRNRTCQHCKGNLAEPGTKIVTCSTCKGSGVVRQQVRTILGTMVQEAECSDCHGEGKKAEAKCRECHGEGRTRQLETLVIKIPAGIENGTRIRITGEGDAPRFGGSVGDLYIAVSVKEDRQFARQGFNIHTETHIPFAIAVLGGEINVETVDGEFGLVIPKGTQPGAEFRMPEKGIKHGAVDRRGDQILKVVVDVPKKISKRQEELLREFEEVGKKKGFFG; encoded by the coding sequence ATGTCCAAGGATTACTACAAAATTTTAGGTGTTAATAAAAACTCATCGGAAGATGAGATTAAACGCGCCTACCGGAAAAAGGCGCACGAACACCACCCCGACAAGGGTGGCGATCAAGAGAAGTTTAAGGAACTCAATGAGGCTTACCAGGTTTTGGGCAACGCGGAGAAAAAACAACAATACGACCAATACGGCCAAACTTTTGAGGATGCGGGTCGAAATGGTGACGGCGGAGCGAGCGGATTTGGCGGTAATCCATTTGGCGGTCAAGGATTTGACGTAAACTTCGAAGATTTGGGTGGTTTTGGCGATATTTTCTCGCAATTTTTTGGTGGCGGAGGCGGGCGCAATCGATCTAGCGCGCGCGAACGCAATCGCGGTTCGGATTTGCAAATTGATATGTTAATCAGTTTTAAAGAGATGGTTTTTGGCGTGAAGAGGGAAGTCTCGCTTAATCGCAATCGCACATGCCAGCACTGTAAAGGAAATCTCGCGGAACCCGGCACAAAAATAGTTACTTGTAGCACTTGCAAGGGTTCCGGTGTTGTGCGCCAACAAGTACGCACAATTCTCGGCACAATGGTGCAGGAAGCAGAATGTTCAGATTGTCATGGGGAAGGAAAGAAGGCGGAAGCGAAATGCAGGGAATGTCACGGCGAAGGACGCACCCGCCAATTGGAAACGTTGGTAATTAAAATTCCCGCCGGAATAGAAAATGGCACAAGGATTAGAATTACCGGTGAAGGTGATGCGCCTCGATTCGGTGGATCCGTTGGCGATTTATATATTGCCGTTTCGGTCAAAGAAGATCGGCAATTTGCGCGCCAGGGTTTCAATATTCACACCGAAACGCATATTCCATTTGCCATCGCCGTACTTGGTGGAGAAATTAATGTCGAAACGGTTGATGGAGAGTTTGGTCTTGTGATTCCAAAAGGCACGCAACCGGGGGCTGAATTTAGAATGCCTGAAAAAGGAATTAAACACGGAGCCGTGGATCGTCGTGGTGATCAGATATTGAAAGTTGTTGTGGATGTACCGAAAAAAATCTCAAAGAGACAAGAAGAGTTGCTTAGAGAGTTCGAGGAAGTAGGGAAGAAGAAGGGATTCTTTGGATAA
- the dnaK gene encoding molecular chaperone DnaK, translating into MSKILGIDLGTTNSCMSVIEGGKPRVLENHEGARTTPSVVAMSRNNERLVGVTAKRQAVTNAENTLYSIKRLMGRKYSDPEVQKDKELLPYEVKEGADGYAEVKMGDKWYKPLEISAMVLQKLKVDAEERLGEKITDAVITVPAYFDDSQRKATKDAGTVAGFNVRRIINEPTAAALAYGLDKKKEEKIVVYDLGGGTFDVSVLEVSSDTIEVKATHGDTHLGGDDFDQKIIDWIADEFLKQYGIDLTKDQVALQRLKEAAEKAKIELSTTMETEINQPFITTDSSGPKHLLLKLSRAKMEELVGAFVEKTISITELAMKEAKLTPADINEVVLVGGMTRMPRVVELVEKFFGKKAHKDVNPDEVVAIGAAIQGGILQGDVKDVLLLDVTPLTLGIETMGGIRTPLITKNTTVPTKKNQVFSTAADSQPQVEIHVLQGEREMAVDNKSLGRFILDGIPPAPRGIPQIEVTFDIDANGILTVSAKDKATNREQKITIQGSSGVSKSEVERMQKEAEAHASEDKARKDKVEEKNKAETMIYSTEKFLKDTGEKLTEDVKKEITEKLEAVKKSAQVEMDKVDFVALKKACDELDQTVQKAGAAMYQKQQEAPKPEDATKTQEGSAEKPGEGKTVEGEAEKK; encoded by the coding sequence ATGTCAAAGATATTAGGAATCGATTTAGGAACAACTAACTCATGTATGTCGGTAATCGAAGGTGGAAAACCCCGCGTGTTGGAAAATCACGAAGGCGCGCGAACCACGCCATCAGTGGTGGCAATGTCGCGCAACAATGAACGTCTGGTTGGTGTTACCGCCAAACGCCAAGCCGTTACCAACGCCGAAAATACGCTTTATTCCATCAAGCGCTTGATGGGGCGCAAGTATTCTGACCCAGAAGTGCAAAAAGACAAAGAACTTTTGCCTTATGAAGTAAAAGAAGGCGCGGACGGTTACGCCGAAGTAAAAATGGGCGATAAGTGGTACAAACCGTTGGAAATTTCGGCGATGGTTTTGCAAAAACTAAAGGTTGACGCCGAGGAACGTTTGGGCGAAAAAATTACGGACGCCGTCATTACTGTTCCGGCGTATTTCGACGACTCACAACGCAAGGCGACAAAAGATGCGGGAACCGTGGCCGGTTTCAATGTTCGCCGGATTATCAACGAACCAACGGCGGCCGCGCTTGCTTACGGGCTTGATAAAAAGAAAGAAGAAAAGATTGTTGTCTACGACTTAGGTGGTGGAACATTCGACGTTTCTGTTTTAGAAGTTTCATCTGACACAATTGAAGTTAAAGCAACCCATGGGGACACGCATTTGGGTGGTGATGATTTTGACCAAAAGATTATTGATTGGATTGCCGATGAGTTTTTGAAACAATACGGCATTGACCTGACAAAGGACCAGGTTGCTCTGCAACGTCTTAAGGAAGCCGCCGAGAAGGCCAAAATTGAGCTCTCAACGACGATGGAAACAGAAATCAATCAGCCATTTATAACGACGGATTCTTCCGGTCCAAAGCATTTATTATTGAAACTCTCCCGTGCCAAGATGGAAGAATTAGTGGGTGCATTTGTGGAAAAAACGATTTCAATTACCGAATTGGCAATGAAGGAAGCCAAGCTTACTCCGGCCGATATCAACGAAGTGGTCTTAGTTGGCGGTATGACACGCATGCCACGCGTGGTGGAATTGGTTGAAAAATTCTTCGGCAAAAAGGCGCACAAGGACGTTAATCCTGACGAAGTGGTGGCGATCGGTGCCGCTATTCAGGGTGGAATTTTACAGGGTGACGTTAAAGACGTTTTATTGCTCGACGTAACTCCGTTAACCTTGGGCATTGAAACAATGGGTGGAATTCGTACACCATTGATTACTAAGAATACTACCGTTCCAACAAAGAAAAATCAGGTTTTCTCAACAGCGGCAGACAGCCAACCACAAGTGGAAATTCACGTTTTGCAGGGTGAACGCGAAATGGCTGTGGACAACAAATCGCTTGGGCGTTTTATTTTGGACGGGATTCCACCGGCTCCGCGCGGTATTCCGCAAATCGAAGTTACATTCGATATTGATGCCAATGGTATTCTAACCGTATCGGCCAAAGATAAGGCTACGAATCGTGAGCAGAAAATTACGATTCAAGGTTCGTCCGGTGTTTCCAAATCGGAAGTGGAACGGATGCAAAAAGAGGCCGAAGCACATGCTTCAGAAGATAAAGCCCGCAAGGATAAGGTTGAGGAAAAAAATAAGGCCGAAACAATGATTTATTCGACGGAAAAGTTCCTCAAAGATACCGGTGAAAAATTAACGGAAGATGTTAAAAAAGAAATCACGGAAAAACTTGAAGCCGTTAAAAAGTCAGCGCAGGTGGAAATGGACAAGGTTGATTTTGTCGCTTTAAAGAAAGCCTGTGATGAGTTGGATCAAACCGTGCAAAAAGCCGGCGCGGCGATGTATCAAAAACAGCAAGAAGCCCCAAAACCGGAAGATGCTACTAAAACACAAGAAGGTTCCGCGGAAAAACCAGGCGAAGGTAAAACCGTAGAAGGAGAAGCGGAAAAGAAATAA
- a CDS encoding nucleotide exchange factor GrpE, translating into MNILKRGDKAQKIHSHITPNEEEMKLKEEAETNLAGWKRAMADYENLHRRMGEENMKARMNGTEEALRSMLQVLDYFDAAFTTIPEEISKNEWVIGMTNIQKAFLNALQTQGVEPIDATAVPFDPKYHEAVEHIKDETKPAGTVLTVVSKGYQLGNKVLRPAKVKVSDNPTVNDE; encoded by the coding sequence ATGAACATCTTAAAAAGGGGAGACAAAGCGCAAAAAATTCACAGTCACATAACTCCTAATGAAGAAGAAATGAAATTAAAAGAAGAAGCGGAAACAAATTTAGCCGGGTGGAAAAGGGCAATGGCGGATTATGAAAATCTGCATCGCAGGATGGGCGAGGAGAACATGAAAGCAAGAATGAATGGGACAGAAGAGGCCTTAAGATCGATGTTACAGGTTCTAGATTATTTTGACGCCGCGTTTACAACAATTCCGGAGGAAATTAGTAAAAACGAGTGGGTAATCGGGATGACAAATATTCAAAAAGCTTTCCTCAATGCGTTACAAACACAAGGAGTAGAGCCGATTGACGCGACCGCCGTCCCATTTGACCCAAAATATCACGAAGCAGTGGAACACATTAAAGACGAGACGAAACCGGCCGGAACAGTATTAACGGTAGTAAGTAAGGGGTATCAGTTGGGAAACAAGGTTCTGCGACCGGCGAAGGTGAAAGTTTCGGATAATCCAACGGTGAATGATGAATAA
- a CDS encoding magnesium transporter CorA family protein, with the protein MLRQIKTKELTWIDIIDLTKEDLDFLEREFQFHSSDIQELTHRSTRPKLEEYQGYMFAIVHSPVFDAKSRSTTPAEVDIFITDGHIITVHMGRVHLLDQFFRQINESEKLQERYVGRSAAYLLYSIMGVLIDSSFPKIDHIYEKIELAEHKIFNGEERAMVYELSSLSRDLSGFRQIIRPQIHLYNPEMLHGDFATPAYKAIFKSIQSRLQRVWDALDNQYEKITSLSDTNANLLSHKLNEFIKVLTLISALYIPLAVIGQVLPSISDAPQVNFVIFWLLIGLMLVIDFVILWYYRARKMI; encoded by the coding sequence GTGCTAAGACAAATAAAAACAAAAGAGCTAACTTGGATAGACATTATCGATCTTACAAAAGAAGATTTGGATTTTCTGGAACGAGAGTTCCAATTTCATTCTTCGGATATTCAAGAACTCACCCACCGTTCAACGCGACCGAAGTTGGAAGAATATCAGGGGTATATGTTTGCAATCGTTCACTCCCCCGTCTTTGATGCCAAATCACGCAGTACGACCCCTGCGGAAGTGGATATTTTTATTACCGACGGCCACATTATTACCGTTCATATGGGACGCGTGCATTTGTTGGACCAATTTTTTAGACAGATAAACGAGAGCGAAAAATTACAAGAGCGCTATGTCGGTAGAAGCGCCGCCTATTTGCTTTACAGTATTATGGGCGTGCTAATTGATTCGTCATTTCCGAAAATTGATCATATTTACGAAAAAATTGAGCTTGCCGAACACAAAATTTTCAACGGCGAAGAGCGCGCAATGGTGTACGAGTTGAGCTCCTTAAGCCGCGATTTGTCCGGTTTCCGCCAAATTATTCGTCCGCAAATTCATCTCTATAATCCCGAAATGTTGCATGGCGATTTCGCGACGCCCGCCTACAAGGCAATTTTTAAAAGCATCCAGTCTCGTTTACAACGAGTTTGGGATGCTTTAGACAATCAATACGAAAAAATTACCTCCTTATCCGATACTAATGCCAATCTTTTATCGCACAAACTAAACGAATTTATTAAAGTACTAACACTAATCAGCGCGCTTTATATTCCATTGGCAGTAATTGGTCAGGTTCTGCCGTCTATTTCCGACGCGCCACAAGTTAATTTTGTAATTTTTTGGTTATTAATCGGCTTGATGTTGGTAATCGACTTTGTTATTCTTTGGTATTACCGCGCCCGCAAAATGATCTGA
- a CDS encoding CDP-alcohol phosphatidyltransferase family protein, with amino-acid sequence MKVISSIINLIPRRISPNHITGFRFFLIAPIVYCIWQQLWLYFVILYFLALFSDYLDGILARERGLVTKFGSALDPVADKLLHIVVLGFLVPFAPVLIGAIILLDIIVLFGGWMVIHNFNKKNKILHIKGANIFGKVKVILQGLVIILLYCYQIFPQTLFTWPVAIILIIFTLIFSALSILDYAFALMRAK; translated from the coding sequence ATGAAAGTAATATCGTCGATTATTAATCTGATTCCGCGTAGGATTTCACCTAATCACATCACGGGATTCAGGTTTTTTTTAATCGCGCCGATTGTCTACTGTATTTGGCAACAATTGTGGCTTTATTTTGTGATTTTGTATTTTTTAGCATTATTTTCGGACTACCTGGATGGCATTTTGGCGCGAGAACGCGGATTGGTTACCAAGTTCGGCTCAGCGCTTGATCCGGTCGCTGATAAATTACTGCATATTGTTGTATTGGGCTTTCTTGTTCCCTTCGCGCCCGTACTGATTGGTGCGATTATTTTGCTTGATATTATTGTTTTGTTTGGCGGGTGGATGGTAATTCACAACTTTAATAAAAAGAATAAAATTCTTCACATCAAGGGTGCGAATATTTTCGGAAAAGTTAAAGTAATTTTACAGGGGCTGGTAATTATTCTGCTATATTGTTACCAAATTTTTCCACAAACGTTATTTACTTGGCCGGTAGCGATAATTTTAATTATATTTACCTTAATTTTCTCCGCGTTATCGATTTTGGATTACGCATTCGCGTTAATGCGCGCAAAATAA
- the cysS gene encoding cysteine--tRNA ligase → MKVHIWNTLEKTLTEVVPVNPDGVVRIYNCGPTVYSTPHIGNIRRFIVADLLVKALKHLGYSVRSVMNITDVGHLMDSDHAEAGADKMLIASEREKLTPEIIAAKYTQEFFAILIQMRAEPADFYPRATMHVSAMIKVIENLITNGFAYETNSGIYFDVTKFSSYGKLSGNTTAEVEPGARVGVREEKRHAFDFVLWVKAEKEHIMQWDSPWGRGYPGWHIECSAMAQQLLGEAIDIHTGGIDNMFPHHENEIAQSEGASGKQFVKTWLHNELLLVDGKKMAKSTGGYITLNEIIKRGYNPLALKFLFLQTHYRSKLNFGWSALDSAVDGLKSLQGFVDKLIVTGNQDDLETSVKPASQIDLNDYSEKFSSALADDLGTPQAIAIIFEIIRKINPLLENNSLSKQDAVKILELFRSFDAVLGIISFVGKEKTAVPSEVTELISKREKARQDKNYSLSDELRKQIIANGFDVKDTAIGQQLTSIK, encoded by the coding sequence ATGAAGGTACACATCTGGAACACGCTTGAAAAGACCTTAACGGAGGTTGTACCGGTTAATCCGGATGGCGTCGTTAGAATTTATAATTGCGGACCAACGGTCTATAGTACCCCGCACATAGGCAATATCCGTCGTTTTATTGTTGCAGACTTGCTGGTAAAGGCATTAAAACATCTTGGATACTCGGTTCGTAGTGTTATGAATATCACTGACGTCGGCCACCTTATGGATTCCGATCACGCGGAAGCCGGTGCCGACAAAATGCTGATTGCATCGGAAAGAGAAAAACTGACGCCGGAAATAATCGCCGCCAAATACACGCAGGAATTTTTCGCGATATTGATTCAGATGCGAGCGGAGCCGGCCGATTTTTACCCGCGCGCCACAATGCATGTCTCCGCCATGATTAAAGTTATCGAAAACTTAATAACAAACGGTTTTGCGTATGAGACTAATTCCGGAATATATTTTGACGTCACAAAATTTAGTAGTTACGGAAAACTTTCCGGTAATACCACGGCGGAAGTGGAACCGGGCGCGCGCGTTGGCGTAAGAGAAGAAAAACGTCACGCGTTTGATTTTGTTCTTTGGGTAAAAGCAGAAAAGGAACATATTATGCAATGGGACAGCCCATGGGGGCGCGGTTACCCGGGCTGGCATATCGAGTGTTCCGCGATGGCGCAACAGCTTTTGGGTGAAGCAATTGATATTCATACCGGTGGAATCGATAATATGTTTCCGCATCATGAAAACGAGATTGCGCAAAGTGAGGGTGCCTCCGGCAAACAATTCGTCAAAACATGGTTGCATAATGAGCTCCTCTTGGTTGATGGAAAGAAAATGGCAAAAAGTACCGGTGGTTATATTACACTCAACGAAATTATTAAACGTGGCTATAATCCCCTCGCACTCAAGTTTCTATTTTTACAAACTCATTACCGTTCGAAATTGAATTTTGGTTGGTCGGCGCTTGATTCGGCCGTGGACGGGTTAAAAAGCCTTCAGGGTTTTGTGGATAAATTAATTGTCACCGGTAATCAAGACGATTTAGAAACATCTGTAAAACCGGCGTCTCAAATTGATCTCAATGATTATTCCGAAAAGTTTTCAAGCGCGTTAGCGGACGACCTTGGCACACCGCAAGCAATTGCGATTATCTTTGAAATTATTCGTAAAATTAATCCCCTGTTGGAAAATAATAGTTTATCAAAACAAGACGCCGTTAAAATATTGGAACTTTTCCGGTCATTTGACGCGGTTTTGGGTATAATATCGTTTGTTGGAAAAGAAAAAACAGCGGTTCCGTCGGAAGTTACGGAATTGATAAGCAAGCGCGAAAAAGCGCGCCAAGATAAAAACTATTCCCTCTCTGATGAATTACGGAAACAAATTATCGCTAATGGTTTTGACGTAAAAGATACCGCCATTGGCCAACAACTGACGTCGATTAAGTAA
- the dnaB gene encoding replicative DNA helicase has product MADKHKKQPTRNPFRSGDRIPPHNLEAEVSVLGSLLLNKDAIIKVADFLRAPDFYSPMHALIYGAIIDLYERRDPIDIISLSNILRDQGNLAGAGGESTIASLAAAVPTAGHVEHYAKIVQKKATLRRLISAAANISELGFNEEEEVNKVLDEAEQSLFSVSQQHLRQSFVPMKTVLTEAFHRIDSLHKGDGSLRGLPTGFAPLDNLLSGLQRSDLVILAARPSVGKTSLALDFARHIAVREKAAVGVFSIEMSKEQLADRLICAEAGVDLWKMRTGHLSNEGFPDDDFSRINRSMAVLSEAPIYIDDSASSNIMEIRTLARRLQAEHGIGFLVIDYLQLLEGDSKEGRVQEVSQISRALKSLARELNIPILALSQLSRAVEARLPPVPKLSDLRESGSIEQDADVVLFLYPRGRHEKTAESPNIVDVIIAKHRNGPTGVISLYFKEECASFAAIDTQHYQQEEVGHKARARA; this is encoded by the coding sequence ATGGCCGATAAGCACAAAAAACAACCAACAAGAAACCCTTTTCGCTCGGGTGATCGTATTCCTCCTCATAACCTAGAGGCGGAAGTTTCCGTACTGGGCAGTTTACTGCTCAATAAAGACGCAATCATTAAAGTCGCGGATTTTCTTAGAGCACCGGACTTCTATTCACCGATGCACGCCTTAATTTATGGGGCAATTATTGATTTATACGAACGTCGCGATCCGATTGATATTATCAGCTTATCAAACATCTTACGCGATCAAGGAAATCTTGCCGGAGCGGGTGGCGAATCTACCATTGCTTCCTTGGCCGCCGCCGTGCCAACGGCCGGTCACGTTGAGCATTATGCGAAGATTGTTCAAAAGAAAGCCACCCTGCGTCGTTTAATCAGTGCCGCGGCCAATATCAGCGAGCTTGGTTTTAATGAGGAGGAAGAAGTAAATAAAGTTTTGGATGAAGCCGAGCAGAGTCTGTTTTCCGTCTCCCAACAACACTTGAGACAATCTTTCGTACCGATGAAAACGGTTTTAACAGAGGCTTTTCATCGCATCGATAGTCTGCACAAGGGCGACGGCAGTTTGCGCGGTCTTCCAACTGGTTTTGCGCCACTCGATAATCTTCTTTCCGGTCTGCAACGGTCCGACTTGGTCATTCTAGCGGCTCGCCCCAGTGTTGGAAAAACATCCCTCGCGCTGGATTTTGCGCGCCACATCGCGGTGCGTGAAAAAGCGGCGGTTGGCGTGTTCAGCATTGAAATGTCCAAGGAACAGTTGGCAGATCGCTTAATATGCGCGGAAGCGGGAGTAGACCTCTGGAAAATGCGGACCGGACATCTTTCCAACGAAGGTTTTCCCGATGACGATTTTTCACGGATTAATCGCTCGATGGCGGTATTATCCGAGGCCCCTATTTATATCGATGATTCGGCAAGCAGTAATATTATGGAAATTCGCACTTTGGCACGACGCTTGCAGGCAGAACACGGCATTGGTTTTCTGGTAATCGATTATTTGCAATTATTGGAAGGAGATTCCAAGGAAGGTCGCGTGCAAGAAGTTTCCCAGATTTCTCGTGCGTTAAAAAGTTTGGCGCGTGAATTAAATATTCCCATTCTTGCGTTATCGCAGTTGTCGCGTGCCGTTGAAGCACGCCTACCGCCCGTACCAAAACTGTCCGACTTGCGTGAAAGCGGATCCATTGAACAAGATGCCGACGTGGTGCTTTTTCTGTATCCCCGCGGTCGTCACGAAAAAACGGCGGAAAGCCCCAATATCGTCGATGTTATTATCGCTAAACATCGTAACGGACCGACCGGCGTGATCTCCCTCTACTTCAAAGAAGAGTGCGCCAGTTTCGCGGCAATTGATACACAACATTATCAGCAGGAAGAAGTCGGACATAAGGCACGAGCGAGAGCGTAA
- the recR gene encoding recombination mediator RecR, translating to MSIALLPEALRRVLEDLERFPGIGPKSAQRIAFNLLTESPAFLTKLQNDIGGLLGGISKCQVCGMLTDGNKCKICLDSMRDKSVFCVVESSLDIIAIERIGEYRGVYHVLGGLLSPLDHVGPEDIGISVLIDRIDAEKPREIILALNPSTEGETTALYIKKIVIQGNPDVVITRLAQGLPTGAALEYADDLTISHAFSGRRTLTR from the coding sequence ATGTCCATCGCTTTACTCCCCGAAGCATTAAGAAGAGTTTTAGAAGATCTTGAGCGCTTCCCCGGCATCGGCCCAAAAAGCGCACAAAGAATCGCCTTTAACTTATTAACCGAATCACCGGCTTTTTTGACAAAACTTCAAAACGATATTGGTGGACTTTTGGGAGGTATTTCAAAGTGTCAGGTATGTGGAATGCTAACCGATGGCAATAAATGTAAAATTTGTCTCGACTCCATGCGCGACAAATCGGTTTTTTGCGTTGTCGAGAGTTCGTTAGATATTATCGCCATTGAAAGAATTGGCGAATACCGAGGCGTATATCATGTCCTTGGCGGATTACTTTCTCCATTGGATCACGTTGGGCCCGAAGACATTGGCATCAGCGTTTTGATTGATCGAATCGACGCAGAAAAACCGCGTGAAATTATTCTTGCTCTAAACCCATCAACCGAAGGAGAAACAACGGCACTCTACATCAAAAAAATAGTTATCCAGGGTAACCCCGATGTGGTTATCACAAGATTGGCGCAAGGACTACCAACAGGAGCCGCATTGGAATATGCCGACGATCTAACAATCAGTCACGCGTTTTCGGGAAGAAGAACGCTGACGCGATGA
- the rplU gene encoding 50S ribosomal protein L21: MKPNYAIIATGGKQCLVKINETVKIEKLEKILGETVEITDVLLVGDDETAEIGKPVVAGAVVTAEVLKQGRAKKVTGIKFKPKKREKVAFGHRQTFTELLIRDIKLA; encoded by the coding sequence ATGAAACCAAACTACGCTATTATTGCGACGGGAGGGAAGCAGTGTCTCGTTAAAATCAACGAAACTGTTAAAATTGAGAAACTAGAGAAGATCCTCGGCGAAACCGTAGAAATCACGGATGTACTGTTGGTTGGTGATGATGAAACGGCGGAAATTGGCAAACCAGTGGTGGCGGGAGCGGTTGTGACAGCCGAAGTGTTAAAACAGGGTCGAGCTAAAAAAGTTACAGGCATCAAATTCAAGCCAAAAAAACGTGAAAAGGTGGCGTTTGGACACAGACAGACGTTTACGGAATTATTGATCAGAGATATTAAACTAGCGTAA
- a CDS encoding MraY family glycosyltransferase: protein MLDWTSPLLFLIVFVIAMVFAKLCAKYGALFVYANENKMPRIGGLAIMVAWWCAALLFGFISKDTLQPFIFATLLILIVGLWDSRRALDPFFQLIAQIIIAIIAVYWGKLGIDYITNPFGGVISFNNAPIFGTLFIGDILAVFWIVAMMNVINFMDGLDGLAGSVTGVAFITIGFVSVLPQVNDQRTAVAAFAATVAIAGFLFWNLPPAKLFLGTVGSWFLGFLIAILAIQGATKVATTAVVGAVPLIDALIVVIGRLRRGHSPFRGDLTHLHHRLKRRGLSDRVILAIYTGCSVLLGLAAVILQTQNKIILFVIFSVGLVVFVLVGSQYAKRRIQAK from the coding sequence ATGCTTGACTGGACTTCGCCATTGCTTTTTCTAATAGTTTTTGTGATTGCAATGGTTTTTGCAAAATTGTGCGCAAAGTACGGCGCACTGTTTGTATACGCGAATGAAAATAAAATGCCGAGAATAGGCGGGTTGGCAATTATGGTAGCGTGGTGGTGTGCCGCGTTGTTGTTTGGTTTTATAAGCAAAGATACGTTACAGCCGTTTATTTTCGCGACTTTACTTATTCTGATTGTCGGTCTTTGGGATTCACGTCGAGCACTGGATCCTTTTTTCCAACTCATCGCGCAGATTATTATTGCCATTATTGCCGTTTATTGGGGAAAATTAGGCATCGACTATATTACAAATCCTTTTGGCGGAGTTATCAGTTTCAACAACGCGCCAATTTTCGGCACGTTATTTATTGGGGATATTTTAGCTGTTTTTTGGATTGTCGCGATGATGAATGTTATAAATTTTATGGATGGTTTGGATGGTTTGGCCGGCTCGGTTACAGGTGTGGCCTTTATCACAATCGGTTTTGTGAGTGTTTTACCGCAAGTAAACGATCAAAGAACTGCCGTTGCCGCCTTTGCCGCAACAGTGGCTATCGCCGGTTTTTTGTTTTGGAATTTGCCTCCGGCGAAGCTGTTTTTGGGAACAGTGGGATCATGGTTTTTAGGCTTTTTGATTGCAATCTTAGCTATTCAGGGCGCAACGAAAGTGGCCACAACAGCCGTGGTGGGCGCGGTACCGCTGATTGACGCGTTAATTGTGGTGATTGGGCGATTACGCCGAGGCCACTCGCCATTTCGCGGTGACTTAACACATCTGCACCACAGATTGAAACGTCGGGGTCTTTCTGATCGGGTGATTTTGGCGATTTATACCGGTTGTTCCGTTTTGCTTGGATTGGCAGCCGTAATCCTACAAACGCAGAATAAGATTATTTTGTTCGTGATTTTTAGTGTGGGGTTGGTGGTATTTGTGCTAGTGGGGTCACAGTACGCGAAACGGAGAATACAGGCTAAATAA